A stretch of Desulfobacter hydrogenophilus DNA encodes these proteins:
- a CDS encoding integrase has product MDDLTIDDRFHLLLHKKIMNKTGSTKRRSKKYYKDQYKKTGIIPAPLLLVEKGIMEGRKCSGRPRAIDEQTKRRFIEMVKASCDPSSQGFIFITRKARTIKNYHHWLEQELGRTISLPALRRCVKRENLKFYLEKEDKQDQVPVMHAFKSVPVFALIQVDGCKFQYLRIRDEHGNWQKPQVIEIFDTASRKMFILDFYFTESSLNSVDLFTRFLLSTPLPLQKIGIRPDQAKGFLNLKRPINAINLKHSTPQGFYLAPDFSKAYSPKDKAHLESSHRSLHNFEIRIIKAFEDRIVKTVTEYDFKRGRKEKITVTLLDISLQELRSSTMLSEYRNEHNHTQHYFTEDGVVSAWVPAQKFDDFLSNQADTLNFTPDQVQEYMKYGYRKIKATVSKTRTIRHDKRDYYVTRGADKFSKHKSTPVKISKYKDKLFIFEQGEDGILLGEAIAKKPFDRPPAPEPSPVPPDELDTIIALLEKHNMAVDRPVLVDVFHKGLTLARAEQVLDHNQSRYADYTKKINQPDDRKNQALFNAFMLDCQKSLNTNHVAIYASHGDIT; this is encoded by the coding sequence ATGGATGACCTGACTATTGATGACCGCTTTCATTTACTGCTGCACAAAAAAATCATGAATAAAACCGGATCTACCAAGAGACGGTCCAAAAAATATTACAAGGACCAGTACAAGAAAACCGGAATTATCCCGGCGCCCCTTTTACTGGTTGAAAAAGGAATTATGGAAGGCCGTAAGTGCAGCGGACGGCCCAGAGCAATAGATGAGCAAACCAAAAGACGGTTTATTGAGATGGTCAAGGCGTCATGCGACCCCTCATCCCAGGGATTCATTTTTATCACCCGGAAAGCCAGAACCATTAAAAATTATCATCACTGGCTTGAACAAGAGCTGGGCAGAACCATCAGTCTTCCGGCACTTCGGCGATGTGTCAAAAGGGAAAATCTCAAATTTTACCTGGAAAAAGAGGATAAGCAGGATCAGGTCCCGGTAATGCATGCCTTCAAGTCGGTGCCGGTATTTGCTTTGATCCAGGTTGACGGCTGTAAATTTCAATATTTAAGGATCAGAGATGAACACGGTAACTGGCAAAAACCACAGGTAATTGAAATATTTGATACCGCTTCCAGGAAAATGTTTATTCTGGACTTTTATTTTACCGAAAGCAGCCTGAACTCTGTGGATCTTTTTACCCGTTTTTTGTTGAGTACCCCTTTGCCTTTGCAAAAAATTGGTATCAGACCTGACCAGGCAAAAGGATTTTTAAATCTAAAACGCCCCATCAATGCCATTAACCTGAAGCATTCTACACCGCAAGGCTTCTATTTGGCACCGGATTTTTCAAAGGCGTATTCACCCAAAGATAAGGCACATCTAGAATCTTCACACCGGAGCCTGCACAATTTTGAAATACGTATTATCAAAGCCTTTGAGGACAGGATTGTGAAAACCGTTACCGAATATGACTTCAAGCGGGGAAGAAAGGAAAAAATTACTGTAACCCTTCTTGATATAAGCCTTCAGGAACTAAGGAGCAGCACTATGCTCAGCGAATATCGTAACGAACATAATCATACACAACATTATTTTACCGAAGACGGGGTGGTCAGTGCCTGGGTGCCGGCACAGAAATTTGATGATTTTTTATCAAACCAGGCAGATACCCTGAATTTTACCCCGGACCAGGTTCAGGAATATATGAAATACGGCTACAGGAAAATCAAAGCCACCGTATCCAAAACCAGGACCATCCGCCATGACAAGCGCGATTATTATGTGACCCGTGGTGCAGATAAGTTCAGCAAACATAAAAGCACACCGGTGAAAATATCCAAATACAAGGACAAGCTTTTTATTTTTGAGCAGGGTGAAGACGGTATACTGTTGGGCGAAGCCATTGCAAAAAAGCCGTTTGACAGACCGCCGGCACCAGAACCTTCGCCTGTGCCGCCTGATGAACTTGACACCATTATCGCTCTTTTAGAAAAGCACAATATGGCCGTTGACCGGCCTGTTTTAGTCGACGTTTTTCATAAGGGCCTCACCCTGGCCCGGGCGGAACAAGTGCTTGATCATAATCAATCAAGGTACGCGGATTACACAAAAAAGATAAACCAGCCGGATGACCGTAAAAATCAGGCCCTGTTCAATGCATTTATGCTTGATTGCCAAAAATCGTTAAATACGAACCATGTAGCCATTTATGCATCCCATGGAGACATAACATGA
- a CDS encoding DNA methylase — MERLLELETLIGRNQECFYKIGQALKEIRENRLYKQALFESFEAYTRARWDMGKAHAYRLIRAYEVIYNLSPIGDKLPANESQIRPLTQMDSIEQRRIWRAIINSGMELTARNIKKFIEDQKTAPVSKPDLTDRITHEYMAVVKAMLEQVRVAQHDHWQKTSRQAALLWHRVIYEKIVSKGADNG, encoded by the coding sequence ATGGAACGGCTGCTTGAGCTTGAAACCCTGATTGGTCGAAATCAAGAATGTTTTTACAAAATCGGCCAAGCCTTGAAAGAAATTCGTGAGAATCGTTTGTACAAGCAGGCTCTGTTTGAGTCATTTGAGGCATATACCAGGGCACGGTGGGATATGGGCAAAGCCCATGCTTACCGGCTGATTCGAGCCTATGAAGTAATTTACAACCTGTCTCCAATTGGAGACAAACTGCCGGCCAACGAATCCCAGATCCGCCCCCTTACTCAAATGGATTCCATAGAACAACGCCGTATCTGGAGGGCGATTATAAACAGTGGCATGGAACTGACCGCACGAAATATCAAAAAATTTATTGAGGACCAGAAAACGGCTCCGGTAAGTAAACCGGATCTGACAGATCGAATTACCCATGAATACATGGCTGTTGTAAAGGCAATGCTTGAACAGGTCCGTGTGGCTCAGCATGATCATTGGCAGAAGACCTCCCGCCAGGCAGCATTGTTGTGGCATCGGGTCATATACGAAAAGATTGTATCAAAGGGGGCAGATAATGGATGA
- a CDS encoding CHC2 zinc finger domain-containing protein, producing the protein MKNRFSSRQLFELRNNIPVDVLIRDHLQILSKIRDGYFRFLCPLCNEFQTAVNPATNLARCFRCEKNFNTIDLVMKIKGYGFRDSVLFLKQINTVPQVQAAKLTALAAMVGRPMPGGQ; encoded by the coding sequence GTGAAAAACAGATTTTCATCCCGGCAATTATTTGAACTGAGAAACAATATCCCTGTAGATGTGTTGATCAGGGACCATTTACAGATTCTATCCAAGATTAGAGATGGTTATTTTCGTTTTCTATGCCCTTTGTGCAATGAATTTCAAACCGCTGTAAATCCAGCCACGAACCTGGCCAGGTGCTTCAGATGCGAAAAAAATTTTAATACCATTGACCTTGTCATGAAAATCAAGGGCTATGGATTTAGGGATAGTGTCTTGTTTTTGAAACAAATAAATACTGTACCCCAGGTTCAGGCCGCAAAATTGACGGCCCTTGCCGCTATGGTCGGCAGGCCTATGCCGGGAGGGCAGTGA
- a CDS encoding transporter substrate-binding domain-containing protein, which produces MGIRFKAPMKQIQKRGAIRMITANNATSYYTYRDSPMGFEYDLAKAFADHLGVALEVIVPEWDTMFEVLNSGQGDFIAAGITRTEPREQIALFSDPYMSVQQKFIHHKLKFGIKDTEQLAGKTIHIRKGTSYQERLEELKASGIDLDIQLLEDMATEEIIRMVSEKKITFTIADSNIALLNRRYYPDIKIGMPIQEEEYLGWAVKKTNKVLRDQINEFLEMAEETGTLGKIYEKYYGNLEIFDYFDLKKFHERIKTRLPQYKKIIKAESKEYGFDWRLIAAMVYQESHFNARAKSHTGVRGLIGKIQKV; this is translated from the coding sequence ATGGGGATCAGATTCAAAGCCCCCATGAAACAAATCCAAAAACGCGGTGCGATCCGGATGATCACGGCCAATAATGCCACATCCTATTACACCTACCGGGATTCTCCCATGGGATTTGAGTATGATCTTGCAAAGGCGTTTGCAGATCATCTGGGGGTGGCGCTTGAAGTTATCGTACCGGAGTGGGACACAATGTTTGAAGTGCTTAATTCAGGACAGGGAGATTTCATCGCCGCGGGCATCACCAGAACAGAACCAAGGGAACAGATCGCTTTATTCTCCGATCCCTACATGTCTGTGCAACAAAAATTTATTCACCACAAACTAAAATTCGGCATAAAAGATACTGAGCAGCTGGCAGGTAAAACCATTCATATCCGAAAAGGCACCTCCTATCAGGAACGCTTAGAGGAACTCAAAGCATCCGGAATTGATCTGGATATTCAGCTGCTTGAAGATATGGCCACCGAGGAAATTATCAGAATGGTTTCTGAAAAAAAAATCACATTCACCATCGCGGATTCAAACATTGCACTTTTAAACCGCAGATACTACCCGGACATTAAAATCGGGATGCCCATACAGGAAGAAGAGTACCTGGGCTGGGCTGTAAAAAAAACAAATAAAGTGTTGCGGGACCAGATCAATGAGTTTCTTGAGATGGCCGAAGAAACCGGCACCCTGGGTAAAATATATGAGAAATATTATGGCAACTTGGAGATTTTTGACTATTTTGATTTAAAAAAATTTCATGAACGGATTAAAACACGGCTACCCCAATATAAAAAAATTATTAAAGCAGAATCTAAAGAATACGGATTTGACTGGCGGCTCATTGCAGCAATGGTCTACCAGGAATCCCATTTCAATGCCAGGGCCAAAAGCCATACCGGTGTCCGGGGGCTGATTGGTAAGATTCAAAAAGTGTAA
- a CDS encoding B12-binding domain-containing radical SAM protein, with the protein MKLKLIYPKWTKLDRQTEFHLPPHGPVVFAAALPDYIDVEFIDENVQTIDYDEQVDVVALSMMLTIQINRGIAIAEKFRAKGIPVIAGGIATMLHAEQMTGQVDSVFLGEAEGRMEKLFDDLAKNRLAPVYDYLSSQPPIEMVGPARRDILERDLYNYKGVQMVDLVHASRGCRFNCYPCAVAYLGGRKFRPRPIDKTIEELAGIDNNRLFIVDNSLAQDKQWELDLFREMIPLKKKWCCHPIENDPKVLDLAAQAGAWYVYQAVFDTSDLIRDRIKRYHDHGIGVEGTILLGLDHHTEDSIKKLIDFLLEIDLDLAEFTVLTPFPHTRAWDELNRQNRILSYDWDEYSADKVVYQPKNMAPERLQNLLQYAWDSFYQDEPQNIKMYKLLKTVIQKEKADNTYRPRNRNLVGSAFGRPAGQQS; encoded by the coding sequence ATGAAGCTGAAACTAATTTATCCCAAATGGACAAAACTTGACCGGCAGACCGAATTTCATCTGCCCCCCCATGGACCTGTTGTGTTTGCAGCAGCCCTGCCCGATTATATTGATGTCGAGTTTATCGATGAGAATGTCCAGACCATTGACTATGACGAACAGGTGGACGTGGTTGCGCTCTCCATGATGCTGACCATCCAGATCAATCGCGGCATTGCCATTGCAGAAAAATTTCGGGCCAAAGGTATTCCGGTCATTGCCGGGGGCATTGCCACTATGCTCCATGCAGAACAGATGACCGGCCAGGTGGATTCCGTATTTCTTGGAGAAGCAGAAGGCCGCATGGAAAAACTTTTTGACGACCTTGCAAAAAACCGCCTGGCACCCGTGTACGATTATCTGTCATCACAGCCGCCCATTGAAATGGTGGGGCCGGCCAGACGGGATATTCTTGAACGGGACCTGTACAACTACAAAGGGGTGCAGATGGTGGATCTGGTCCATGCCTCCCGGGGATGCCGGTTTAACTGCTACCCCTGCGCCGTGGCTTACCTTGGGGGACGCAAGTTCAGACCCAGACCCATTGACAAAACCATTGAAGAGCTGGCCGGCATTGACAACAACCGTCTATTCATCGTGGACAATTCCCTGGCCCAGGACAAGCAGTGGGAACTGGACCTTTTCCGGGAGATGATCCCATTAAAGAAAAAATGGTGCTGTCACCCCATTGAAAACGACCCCAAGGTGCTGGACCTGGCAGCCCAGGCAGGCGCCTGGTATGTTTACCAGGCCGTGTTCGACACTTCGGATTTAATCCGGGACAGAATCAAGCGCTACCATGACCACGGCATCGGTGTAGAAGGCACCATCCTTCTAGGCCTTGACCACCACACCGAAGACTCCATCAAAAAACTGATTGATTTTCTTTTGGAAATTGATCTGGATCTGGCGGAATTTACGGTTCTGACGCCCTTCCCCCATACCCGGGCATGGGACGAGCTGAACCGTCAAAATAGGATTCTATCCTATGACTGGGATGAGTATTCGGCGGACAAAGTGGTGTATCAGCCCAAAAACATGGCCCCGGAACGCCTCCAGAATCTGCTCCAGTATGCCTGGGATTCCTTTTACCAGGATGAACCCCAGAATATCAAAATGTACAAGCTGCTAAAAACGGTTATCCAGAAAGAAAAAGCGGACAACACCTATCGTCCCAGGAACCGGAACCTTGTGGGCTCCGCGTTTGGGCGGCCCGCAGGTCAACAAAGCTGA
- a CDS encoding outer membrane lipoprotein carrier protein LolA has protein sequence MVKKIFLGAAATVLMAAMVSVGANATSLADIQKSAGSIRSINADFIQEKHMKILVKPLVSKGIIRFQSPDALRFEYQEPIKNILIMQGKSVSRYIHKDNTFVRDNAAAMGAMTVVMDEISQWLKGNFNTSVFDATIENAPEPGRIILVPKDKAMTNFIQDIILMLSEQPGVFKEVIIRESQDSYTRLRFDKVQLNKDINPDVFAAPK, from the coding sequence ATGGTAAAAAAAATTTTCCTGGGAGCTGCTGCCACCGTCCTCATGGCGGCCATGGTTTCAGTCGGCGCAAACGCGACGTCCCTGGCGGATATCCAGAAGTCGGCCGGCAGCATCCGGTCAATCAATGCCGATTTTATCCAGGAAAAGCATATGAAAATCCTGGTAAAACCGCTGGTTTCCAAAGGGATTATCCGTTTTCAAAGCCCGGACGCATTAAGATTTGAATACCAGGAACCCATTAAAAACATCCTCATCATGCAGGGGAAAAGCGTTTCGCGCTATATACACAAGGACAACACCTTTGTCCGGGACAATGCGGCGGCCATGGGTGCCATGACGGTTGTCATGGATGAAATCAGCCAATGGCTGAAAGGAAATTTCAACACCAGCGTTTTTGATGCGACCATTGAAAATGCGCCGGAGCCCGGCAGAATCATCCTGGTGCCAAAGGACAAGGCCATGACCAATTTTATCCAGGACATCATTTTGATGCTGTCCGAACAGCCGGGCGTTTTTAAAGAGGTCATTATCCGCGAAAGCCAGGACTCTTACACCCGTCTTCGGTTTGATAAGGTGCAGCTCAATAAAGATATTAACCCAGACGTGTTTGCAGCCCCTAAATGA
- the fabG gene encoding 3-oxoacyl-ACP reductase FabG has protein sequence MSQKIDTKTAVITGASRGIGRAIAIELAGQGYYIFINYHSDKDGAAQTLEQVQAAGSQGEIMQFDVTDRKQSKAAIDNIVGRSETIDVLVNNAGIVDDGLFIMMKEDSWDKVIRTSLDGFYNMTKPILKRMVRQKRGAVVSIASLSGLTGNRGQANYSAAKAGLIGASRSIASEVARLGIRINVVAPGLIETDMTKDLPMTNIKTMIPMARVGRPEEVARVVKFLCSDDASYVTGQVISVNGGMF, from the coding sequence ATGTCCCAAAAAATAGATACAAAAACCGCCGTCATTACAGGTGCAAGCCGGGGAATCGGCCGGGCCATAGCCATTGAACTTGCAGGACAAGGGTATTATATCTTTATAAATTACCACTCGGACAAAGACGGTGCAGCCCAGACCCTTGAACAGGTCCAGGCTGCCGGTTCCCAAGGGGAGATCATGCAGTTCGATGTGACGGACAGGAAACAGTCCAAAGCTGCAATTGACAATATCGTGGGTCGAAGCGAGACCATTGATGTACTGGTAAACAATGCAGGGATTGTTGATGACGGCCTGTTCATCATGATGAAGGAAGACAGCTGGGACAAGGTGATCCGAACCAGCCTTGACGGCTTTTACAATATGACAAAACCGATCCTGAAAAGAATGGTTCGCCAGAAGCGTGGTGCTGTTGTCTCCATCGCATCGTTGTCCGGCCTGACTGGCAACCGGGGACAGGCCAATTACAGTGCGGCCAAAGCAGGACTCATCGGTGCCAGCCGCAGCATAGCATCCGAAGTGGCACGGCTTGGCATCCGAATCAATGTTGTGGCACCAGGGCTCATTGAAACCGATATGACCAAGGATTTGCCCATGACCAATATCAAAACCATGATTCCCATGGCGCGGGTGGGCCGACCCGAAGAGGTGGCGCGGGTGGTAAAATTTCTGTGTTCCGATGACGCATCCTACGTCACCGGCCAAGTGATCTCAGTCAACGGCGGCATGTTCTAA